From a single Arachis hypogaea cultivar Tifrunner chromosome 3, arahy.Tifrunner.gnm2.J5K5, whole genome shotgun sequence genomic region:
- the LOC112790630 gene encoding uncharacterized protein: MASWKKTIATPFKKARTFFNQQPPRDHHHNKKSQTEQENRVVMDLHGEVMACGYEDVQVMWSILDKSKSNTCNITSS, encoded by the exons ATGGCGTCTTGGAAGAAAACCATCGCAACCCCATTCAAAAAAGCTCGTACTTTCTTTAACCAGCAACCACCGAGGGACCACCATCATAATAAGAAGTCTCAAACAG AACAAGAGAACCGTGTTGTGATGGATCTGCACGGTGAAGTCATGGCTTGTGGCTATGAAGATGTTCAAGTTATGTGGTCAATTCTTGATAAGTCCAAATCCAACACCTGCAATATAACATCCTCATAA